In the genome of bacterium, the window ATGCCCCAGACGTCCTCCACGGGGAGCCGGGCCAGAACCTCGTCCAGCTCCGCGCCGGGGAGGAGCTCCTTCACCCCCGGTCCGCCGCGGTCAGCCTTGGCCAGCTTGTTGGCCACCTTGGCCAGGGTCTTCGAGGGGGCGAGGCCGATGGAGACGGGGATGCCGGTCCAGCGCCGAACTGTGGAGCGGATGACCCCGGCGTACGCCGCCGGATCGCCGAAGCCGGTCAGGTCCAGAAAGCACTCGTCTATGGAGTACACCTCGAAGTCTTCCGAGAAGCGGGCCAGGGTGGACATCACCCGTTGGCTCATGTCGCCGTAGAGGGCGAAGTTGGAGCTGAAGACGCGGACGCGGTGCTTTTCGATTACGGGCCGCGTCTTGAAGAAGGGCGCGCCCATGGCTATTCCCAGCGCCTTGGCCTCGTCCGAGCGCGCGATGATGCAGCCGTCGTTGTTGGAGAGCACCACCACCGGCACTCCCGCAAGCTCAGGCTGGAAGACCCGCTCGCAGGAGGCGTAGAAGTTGTTGCAGTCCACGAGGGCGATGCGTCTTGCGGCGGCCCGCTGCGCGAGAGGGGTTTCCATCCCTATCCGACGGCGAGCCGGCTCTGGAGGGAGCGCGCCGCGGAAAGCGCCTTGCCCTTCGGGTGGTTGTTGAAGTAGAGAAAAACCCGCTTCACCGGCCCGCTCAACAGGCGGATCAACCGCAGGAGATCGGAGGAGTCCCCCCGCAGCTCCTCGTCCAGGGGGGGCTCGACGTCCGAGGATATAGACCCTTCGCCCAGGGCGCGGACCCTCTCCACCCAGGGCTCCAGCTCCTCCAGGGCGTAGTCGTAATCGTAGCGCTCCTCGTTCCCGCCTCGCCACCACGCCTCCTTCCGACGGCCGTGGAAGCGGACGTAGGCGGTGTCGGTGGTAGCCACGAGCACCGGCGGCAGGAGGCCCGGCAGCGCGGGCATGTCCACCGATACGAAGGTCAGTCCCGCCCCGCGCAACGACTCTAGGGTTTCATCGGTCAGCCAGGAGCGGTGGCGGAACTCCACGGCGGGCTGGAGGTCGCGGAAGGCGTCGGTCGCGGCTCGCAGGTAATCCACATTCCTCCCATCGGCCTTGAAGCGGTAGGGGAACTGCAACAGGGTGGGGCCGAGCTTCCCCGCCTCGGCCAGGGGCGTCACCGCCGCGCAGTACCGTTCCACGAGCCCGTCGTCGAGAGTCCCGTAGTCCGACGGATGGGTGATTCCTCCCGGGGCCTTCACGCTGAAGAGGAATCCGTCCGGCGTGACGGCGGCCATCCGGGAGAAGACCCGCGCCGGCGGGAGCCGGTAGTAGGTGGCGTTCACCTCGACGGTGTCGAAGACCGGCCCGCGCTCACCGGCGAGGAGGTCGGTCTGGGCCGCCGTCCCGGAGTACCACGCAAGCATCTCGCCGCGCGGCAGCCCCGGCGGATAGTACACGCCCCGCCAGTCGTCGTAGGAGTAACCGCAGGTCCCGACGCGTATTTCCATTCTAAAGGCGGTGGATGACGTTGGTCACCACGCCCCAGACCTCGAAATCGCTCTCCTCCCCGATCTCGATGGGCGGGTAGCCGTCGTTCTCGGCGGCGAGGAGCCAGCCCCCCTCGGTACGCCGGAGCCTCTTGACCACCAGCTCCCCCATGACCACGGCGATGACCACCCGGCCGTCGGCGGGCTCCAGGGAGCGGTCCACGATGAGGATGTCGCCGTCGGCGATGCCGGCCCCGACCATGGAATCCCCGGCCACCCGGACGAAGAAGGTGGCCGCCGGGTGCAGGACGAGGTGCTCGTTCAGATCCAGCCGGTTCTGGATGAAGTCGTCGGCGGGTGAGGGGAACCCGGCCTGGATGTTCGATTCGGCGAGCGGCAGCCCGCCCCCCCCGCCCCGTTCCGGCCGGAATACCTCGAGCCTGTCGTCCTTCTCCATGGTGTGCTCCTTTTCAGCCGCCCTGGACCTCCAGCCGGCGGTAGGCCCGGCGGACCATGAAGGCCGCCGCCAGGTTCAACGCCACCGCCCAGGCGGCCTGCACGGCCAGGTACTCTGGGGCCTGAGCCAGGGGGATCATGCCGGTGTAGATGGCGATGGGCGTGTACACGGCGCTGCGGAAGGGGAGCCAGTCGGCGACGGGCCGAAGCCAGTCCGGGAAGAAGTTCAGGGGGATGAGGGCGCCGGAGAAGAACCGCTCGGTGAAACCCTTGGCCATGCCGATTCCCCAGCCGGCCATCGTCCAGAAGATGATGAGCCCGAATGTAACGTCAATGCCGAACTGGACCGCGACCCCCAGGGCCGTGGAGGCGACGAAGACCAGCTCCGCCCCCGTCGAGACCGGGGGTTGCATACCGAAAACGAGGCGGCCGAGCACCAGAATGGGCACGCCGATGGCGAGGAGGTAAAAGAGGCCGCCGCCCAGGGCCTGTCCGTAGTTTATCCCCACGAAGCTCGCCGGGCGGTAGAGGTCCACGGCGATGTCGCCCGAGCGTATCCGCCGCAGTATCTGCCGGTCTATGCGGGTGGCGGTCAGGCTGCGCACGACCCGCGTGAGGAAGATGTAGGTGATCATCTGGTCGAGGCTCATCCCGACCAGGACCTCGCGCCCCCCGTACACCGCCCGCCAGAAGTAGGTGAAGGTCACCAGAACCACCACGGAGTTCACCATCTGGGTGACCACATCGAAGCGGTAGGCCATTATCCGCTTGATCTCGATCCGGGCGAAAGCGATGTACTTCTCCAGACCCATCCCCACCCCGCCTGAACGCCGGCGCGGTGAAAGGATAGCATAAGCCGCCCCCGCCGGGGGACGAGGAGGCGTAAAAGAAGAGGGACCCCGTGGGGTCCCTCCAGGATTGGCTACGGGGTTAGAATTTATCCTTGATGACACCCCAAGTTGTTTCCTCGGTGCTGGAATCGTCGGAGTTTACATCAACGGTGAAGTACCAGGTGTCCTCGTCCCCATTGCCAAGCTCGTCCTCGGCGTACCAGTAAACGTAGATGTCGCCGAGGTCGAAGCTCTTTTCCGGCTTGTAGCTGATCACGTAGTCGCCGGTCAGGCTAATCTTCGAGATGGTGCACTCGTCGGTCACGATATTGCCGTCCACCACGACGATGATGGTATCGAGCACGACCTCGTAATTCGCGTCACAGATCTCAAAGGTGACTGTCGTGTCGCCATGCACACCCGATTCGCCGGGGGCGGGATTCGGGTTGTCGGTGTAGGGCCCGGTGACATCGTCGTCCACAATGATCCGGAGCATGAAGTCGGACAGCTCGTCGAAGGTCCACTCGACACCGGAGGGGTCAGGGTAATTGTAGAAGTTCCCGTGGATCGGCTCGGTGGTGTCGGAGCAGAAGTAGGGATACTCGCTGTTATTCTTGATCGCCACGCCGTAGAACACGTCCCCCTCGTTCAGGATTACCCCGGCGGGGATGATGTTTATCTCGTTCCACCCTTCATTGACGCCGCCGGTGGTCATCACGCCGCCGAGCCTTTCGCCCGGGAATCCCTCCGCATCGTCGTAGATGGCGAAGAGGTAGGGTGTGAACATGATTCCACCATTGCCTTGGTAGACCATGCCCTGGGTCACGTGGCAGTCCATCGGGGCGGTGAACTGAACGGCCCGGCTGTAGTTGTCCTGCCAGTAGTCATCCATCACTCCGTCGTCCCAGATGATGATTTGCCCGGCATTATGCTCGCCCTTCGGCGGAACGGGGATAGCACCGGGATCGTCGCCCATGACCGAGGTGCGCCCGTCCGAGTCCGCGGAGAGGGTGATTTCGTTGGCCCACCCGATGGAGGCGATGAGCACCAGCATCAGGGCCGTCATGATTACCTTTTTCATCTCGACTCCTTTTCGTTCGTTAAACCGGTTTTTGTTATTTTTTACCAAAGGGTGCGTCAACCGGTCGCAGTCCTTAATGGCAACAAGCGTGCCAGGATGGCGATGTGGACCGAAATCGCTCACCACGGGCCGTTTCAGACATGTCACCACGGTATGAACCACGGTCGCCGACCGAATCTGCCCTATCATTTTGGAGGATCCGGTTGAAACTGAACCAGTGCGGTGACCCCACTTTCCGACCCGCCCGCGGGCGACCGTGGACTCATCGCCCCTACGGCGTGTATCCTGTCCGACGTTCGTAGGGGCGGGTGTCCACACCCGCCCGTTCCCACTCTCACCCTGGCCTTCTTATAAATGTAGGGTGGGGATTCTAATCCCCGCCGCTTTCGCCCCTCACCCTAGCCCGTAGGCGAGCCTCTCCCTAGAAGGGAGAGGGGATACGCGGCGGCCCTTCCCATAGAAAAAGGCCCCCCGCGGGGGAGGGCCTTTCGCCTTTGTTTCGGCAGACGGGCTAGTTCCCGGCCTTGATGGCGCCCCAGGTGGTCGTGGTAACGGTAAGCTCGACATCGAAGGTCCAGACGAAATCGTCGCCTATATCGTTGCCTGCTTCGTCGGCCAGCGCGCCGTCCACGGTGCAGGTGATGGTTTCATCGTAGGGCAGGTCGTCGTCGGGGGTGAAGGTGCAGACGACATCGAGGGGGTCGGCGTCGTCAATGTCCAGATCGCCGGATATATCGCCGACGGGGGTGTACCAGACGGACGCCGCGTGGGAGTCGGTGCTCACGGTCTTATCGCCGGACGCGAGGGTGGTGTCCTGGACGGTAAAGTCAATGGTGGTGGTGTCCACGCCCGAGTCGTCGTCCTTGCAGTGGAAGACGATGTCGGTGTCTATCGGCGTGTCGGTGTCGCCGTCGTCGGGAGCGAGGTCCTCCACGTAGGGCGGATCGGTGTCGGGCTCAACCGGGGTGTAGTCAATGTCCAGGTAGGGGTGGTTGCTGCCGGCCTCTTTCGAGTACCAGCGCTGGTAGTACGAGGAGCCGTAGCCCAAGCAGACGACGCCGTAGTTGTCGTAGTCGCCGTCAACCCAGGCCTGGACCAGGTCGGTCACGTCGTAGGTTTTCCAGCCGCTGGGGACGCCGGCGTCGCCGCTGGCCCAGACCGTGGCGTCGTCGAAGGCGAGCGGGGCCACGAGGGTCGCCTCATCCCAGGACTCGGTAACCCGGTAGATATCAGCATCTAGGGTGCCTGTCGGATAGCCATCGTAGCAGTAAACGTACATGTCGGCCGAGTTGATGGTGTAGCCATCGAGGCTGGAGAGGTCCCACTGGAGGACCGGCCGCTGATCGTAGTCGGGTTCCCTGTTAATGCGCAGCTCGGCGGAGCTGCCGTAGGGGCCGGAGCCGGTCCAGATCCAAGTGTCCTGGCTCGGCTCGATCTGGACGGTGTCCGCGGGACTGTAGGTCACACTGATGGCGGCGCCGAAGGACGACGCGGCAAAGAGACACAACAGAAGGATAGAAGCGTACTTCATCTTTTTCTCCTTTGGGTAATCGTAGTTTGAACCATGTTTAAATGATACCGTTTTTACGGCGAGGTTGCAAGTTTTTTCGTCCTAAACAAGGCGGGTTTCAGCCTGTGGTTGCAAAAGGCCCTCCCGAAGGAGGGCCCTTTGCCGTTCTATCCGAGGTGTGTTAGAAATCGGACTTGATCATGCCCCAGGTGGTCGTAACGACGTTCGGGGGCTCTTCCTCGGTGTCGAAGGTCCATGTGTCCTCGCCCGCGTTGCCCAGGCCGTCCGCGGCTGACCAGTAGACCTCGACGGCCGTCTCGTAGCCGAAGTCGGTGTCGGGATCGTAGAAGATGCTGAAGGAGCCGTCACCGTTGTCGGTGATGTCGCAGTCCCCGGTCACGACCACCGAGTCAACCTCGACCGCGATGGTGTCGCCGTCCGTGCCGTAGTCGTCGTCCACGACGTCGAAGGCGATGTTGGCGTCAATCGGAACGTCCACGTCGCCGTCGGGCGGGTCGTAGTTTTCCCCGTAGGGGGGTTCCGCGTCGTCGTTGAAGTAGGCGCGCATGAGGTAGTTGTACCAGCCGGCGCTCCAGCCGGAGTAATCCTGGAAGTCGTGGTCGTACGGGCCGGCGAAGCCAACCTGCGGCCCGCCGGTGTCGGCGGTGTTGGTCCAATTGAAGAGGCCGTCGAAGTTGGCGTCATCGTCGTAGATCGGCGGGTCCATGGGCAGGTCTACCCAGACGAAACCGGAAGAGCCGGTGACTTCGAAATCGCTCTCCCAGAGCAATGAGCCAGTGTCCGGCCACCCGCCTGCATAGTCGTAAAACGCCGCGTGGCAGTAGTCGGTGCCGCCGGAATACATGTAGTAGTTGATCCGGTAGCCGGTGATGTAGCCCGCGGAGATACCCCAATCCGCGCCGTTGAACCACTTGCCCATCCGGATGCCGAGGGACGCCCAGGGGCAGTACGAACTCTCGCCGCCGTTGTCGTATAAGAACTCGGTCTCGGAGGGGGGTGGTGGGGGCAGGAACCGCACGGCGCTCGGCACGGGGGAGACAGGCCCGCTCTGAACGGCAAAGCCCGTGTCGGGGGCGTTGCTGATCGTCAGCTCGTACTCCTTGGCCATGCCCGCTCCCGCCAGAACCAGGATAGCCAATGTAGAAACCAAAAGCTTTTTCACGTTTACTCCTCGTTTTTTTGGGGGGAAGGATTTCACAAATATGCACAAGACATTATATCGGAGTATATCCCATAATGTAAAGACATTTTTTTTCATTTATTGAGCCTTCATGCTGTTCTTTAATCGAAACCGAACACTCGCAATGTATTGGAGAATAAGCCATTAAAGTTGTTTGTTCACCGATTATCAGGTACATAGCGGGGCGGGACGGCGCCTAAAAAGGCCCTCCCGGAGGAGGGCCCTGTGCCGTTCTATCCGATGCGGCTAGAAATCGGCCTTGATCTGGCCCCAGGTGGCTTTCTCAACGCCTTCACCGGTGATGTTGAAACTCCAGACGATGTCGTCGTCGGTCGCGTTGCCCAGGTCGTCGGCCAGGCCGTCGGCCACGGTGCAGGTGATGGTGTCCGGGGGCAGCGGGTCTTCCGGGTCGAAGGTGCAGACCACATCGTTGATGTCGGAGTCGTCAATGTCCAGGCTGCCGGAGATGTCGCCGACGGGGGCGTACCCGGTGGATACGGCGCTGGAGCCGGTGCTCATGGCGCGGTTGCCGGGCGTAAGGCTGGTGTCCTCGACGGTGAAGTCAATGCTCCCGGTGTCCACGCCGATGCCGGGGTCGTAGACGTGGAAGACGATGTCGGTGTCCGGGTCCACGCCGGTGGCGCCGTCGGCCGGGTCACGCCCGCCCACGGTCGGGGCGGTGGCGTCCACGCCGAAGCTCCAGGTCTCGTCCGAGCCCATCTCGTTGCCCAAGAGGTCGGCCAAGCTGCCGTACACGGTCACGTCGTAGGTGCCGTCCTCGAAGGGGTCGTCCGGGTTGAAGGTGCAGGTGTAGTCCGAGGGGTCACCGGTGATGTCCAGGCTGCCCGGCACGTCGGCCTTCGCGCCGTCGTCCACGGCTCCGTCAATGGTCGTATCATCCACGCCCTTGTCGTCGTCCTTGGCGTGGAACACGAACTGGGTGTTGTCGGCGGTCCACCCGCCGTCCTCCGGGTCCTGGCCGTCCACGTAGGGGCCGGTAAAGTCATCGTCAATGACGACGCGGCACATGTGGGTGTAGTACGCGCTGTAATCGTACCAGTAACCCAGCCACAGCCAGCAGCTACCGGCATGCTTGGCATCATCCATCAGCACGCCGCCAGAGTCGTAAACATAGCTAAAACCGGGGTGGAAGACCTGGCCGCTGGTGAGCGTGGCCCCCGCTCCGGAAACGTCCACATCGAACCAGTTAAAGGTTGTGGAGCCGCTGTTGCCGGTGACGGTGAAGAGGGTGCTGCCGGTGGGGGTGCCGCCGCTGTCGTCGTAGAGCAGGCAGTCAACGTTAATGCTGCCGCCGTTGTACCAGTAGAAGCGGTAAGTCACCAGATGGCAGGCGGACGGGGCGGTGAAGGTCGTGGCATAGGGACTGAGGCCGCCCCCAAAATAGCTGTTGCCGGAACCGTCATCCCAGTAAAGCTCAGTCTCACCGGGGGGGGGCGGCATGTAGCGCAGGCCGCCGGAGGTGGGGGCGACGGGCACGTACTGAATGACAGGGCCCGTGTCGGGGACGCTGCCGACCTCCAGCGTGTACTCCTTGGCCATGCCCGCTCCCGCCAGAACCAGGATAGCCAATGTAGAAACCAAAAGCTTTTTCACGTTTACTCCTTGGTTTTTTTGGGGGGAAGGGTTTCATAAATATGCGCAAGACATTATATCGAAGTATATCCCATAATGTAAAGACATTTTTTTTCATTTATTGAGCCTTCATGCTGTTCTTTAATCGAAACCGAACACTCGCAATGTATTGGAGAATAAGCCATTAAGGTTGTTTGTTCACCGATTATCAGGTACATAGCGGGGCGGGACGGCGCCTAAAAAGGCCCTCCCGGAGGAGGGCCCTGTGCCGTTCTATCCGATGCGGCTAGAAATCGGCCTTGATCACGCCCCAGGTGGTCGTAACGACGTTCGGGGCTTCCTCGGTGTCGAAGCTCCAGACGAAATCATCGCCCATCTCGTTAGCCTCGAGGTCGGCCAGTGCGCCGTCCACGGTGCAGGTGATGGTGTCCTCGTAGGGCAGGTCCGCGTCGGGGGTGAAGGTGCAGACGACATCGAGGAGGTCGGCGTCGTCAACGTCCAGGTCGCCGGCAATCTCACCGGCCGGGGAAGCGCCGAGCCGCGCGGCGGCGCCGGTGCTCACCACGAGAGATGCGCCCAACGTCGTGTCCTCGGCGGTGAAGTCTATGGTGGTGGTGTCCACGCCCGAGTCGTCGTCCTTGCAGTGGAAAACGATGTCGGAGTCTATCGGCACGTCGGACTCACCGTCGGTGGGTTCCATATCGGCCACGAAGGGTGGGGTGGTGTCGGGCTCGGACAAGTCGTCGTCAACGAAGACGCGGATCAGCATGGCGCCGAAGGTGTCATAGTCGGACCAGCTGCCTCCGTCGAAATACCACCACGCCGAGTCGGCGGGTCCCGGGCCCTGGTTGTCCTGGGGGGCGTTGTCCTGGCCCTCGATGGAGTCGTCGCTCATGGCGAAGAACACGTCGCCCGTGCTGAGCAACGGCCTCGTCGCCAGATCGAACCGGACCCAGGTATCGCCTGAGTGAGAGCCCTCATAGAAGGTCTCGTACCCGCCCAGAAGACTGTTGTTGCGGTCCGGCTTGCCGGGCACGCCGACGTCCTCGCCCAGGATGTCGATGAAGAAGTTGCGGGCCGAGGAGTTGAAGCAGCACAGCTTGACGGCGACCACGAGGCAGTCGTAGGGCGCGATGAACTTCGAGGCGAAGCCGGCTATCCCTCCGCTCCAGTGGTAGTAGGCGCTGCCGTTGTCGTTGTAGAGCTCCTCCTCGGTGAGCG includes:
- a CDS encoding DUF72 domain-containing protein, producing MEIRVGTCGYSYDDWRGVYYPPGLPRGEMLAWYSGTAAQTDLLAGERGPVFDTVEVNATYYRLPPARVFSRMAAVTPDGFLFSVKAPGGITHPSDYGTLDDGLVERYCAAVTPLAEAGKLGPTLLQFPYRFKADGRNVDYLRAATDAFRDLQPAVEFRHRSWLTDETLESLRGAGLTFVSVDMPALPGLLPPVLVATTDTAYVRFHGRRKEAWWRGGNEERYDYDYALEELEPWVERVRALGEGSISSDVEPPLDEELRGDSSDLLRLIRLLSGPVKRVFLYFNNHPKGKALSAARSLQSRLAVG
- the umuD gene encoding translesion error-prone DNA polymerase V autoproteolytic subunit, with protein sequence MEKDDRLEVFRPERGGGGGLPLAESNIQAGFPSPADDFIQNRLDLNEHLVLHPAATFFVRVAGDSMVGAGIADGDILIVDRSLEPADGRVVIAVVMGELVVKRLRRTEGGWLLAAENDGYPPIEIGEESDFEVWGVVTNVIHRL
- a CDS encoding ABC-2 family transporter protein, whose translation is MGLEKYIAFARIEIKRIMAYRFDVVTQMVNSVVVLVTFTYFWRAVYGGREVLVGMSLDQMITYIFLTRVVRSLTATRIDRQILRRIRSGDIAVDLYRPASFVGINYGQALGGGLFYLLAIGVPILVLGRLVFGMQPPVSTGAELVFVASTALGVAVQFGIDVTFGLIIFWTMAGWGIGMAKGFTERFFSGALIPLNFFPDWLRPVADWLPFRSAVYTPIAIYTGMIPLAQAPEYLAVQAAWAVALNLAAAFMVRRAYRRLEVQGG
- a CDS encoding DNRLRE domain-containing protein, whose product is MKYASILLLCLFAASSFGAAISVTYSPADTVQIEPSQDTWIWTGSGPYGSSAELRINREPDYDQRPVLQWDLSSLDGYTINSADMYVYCYDGYPTGTLDADIYRVTESWDEATLVAPLAFDDATVWASGDAGVPSGWKTYDVTDLVQAWVDGDYDNYGVVCLGYGSSYYQRWYSKEAGSNHPYLDIDYTPVEPDTDPPYVEDLAPDDGDTDTPIDTDIVFHCKDDDSGVDTTTIDFTVQDTTLASGDKTVSTDSHAASVWYTPVGDISGDLDIDDADPLDVVCTFTPDDDLPYDETITCTVDGALADEAGNDIGDDFVWTFDVELTVTTTTWGAIKAGN
- a CDS encoding Ig-like domain-containing protein; this translates as MKKLLVSTLAILVLAGAGMAKEYTLEVGSVPDTGPVIQYVPVAPTSGGLRYMPPPPGETELYWDDGSGNSYFGGGLSPYATTFTAPSACHLVTYRFYWYNGGSINVDCLLYDDSGGTPTGSTLFTVTGNSGSTTFNWFDVDVSGAGATLTSGQVFHPGFSYVYDSGGVLMDDAKHAGSCWLWLGYWYDYSAYYTHMCRVVIDDDFTGPYVDGQDPEDGGWTADNTQFVFHAKDDDKGVDDTTIDGAVDDGAKADVPGSLDITGDPSDYTCTFNPDDPFEDGTYDVTVYGSLADLLGNEMGSDETWSFGVDATAPTVGGRDPADGATGVDPDTDIVFHVYDPGIGVDTGSIDFTVEDTSLTPGNRAMSTGSSAVSTGYAPVGDISGSLDIDDSDINDVVCTFDPEDPLPPDTITCTVADGLADDLGNATDDDIVWSFNITGEGVEKATWGQIKADF
- a CDS encoding Ig-like domain-containing protein, which encodes MKKLVATLALLVLAGASPAEVHELAVSVDTGGALTGGTPPVSGEHYVTLSPMPLTEEELYNDNGSAYYHWSGGIAGFASKFIAPYDCLVVAVKLCCFNSSARNFFIDILGEDVGVPGKPDRNNSLLGGYETFYEGSHSGDTWVRFDLATRPLLSTGDVFFAMSDDSIEGQDNAPQDNQGPGPADSAWWYFDGGSWSDYDTFGAMLIRVFVDDDLSEPDTTPPFVADMEPTDGESDVPIDSDIVFHCKDDDSGVDTTTIDFTAEDTTLGASLVVSTGAAARLGASPAGEIAGDLDVDDADLLDVVCTFTPDADLPYEDTITCTVDGALADLEANEMGDDFVWSFDTEEAPNVVTTTWGVIKADF